Proteins encoded in a region of the Pseudothermotoga elfii DSM 9442 = NBRC 107921 genome:
- a CDS encoding tetratricopeptide repeat protein, with protein sequence MNYLKQLLIVAFFLSGTIFAMNEYYVSAMNAYASGNYKQALEWFETAIQKEPSLESYDPFMKLKMGICAFATGDFQRARTYLRSYQGNATAEKILQLIDQENEPTEEWMVWIRSKIPETTSLATPAEFTRSSTSVFLLVGIFVLSFSATFLVMHLLKHRFKIIKEKKEHSSEKSLEEVIESNINEIEKLVQEINPAEEERYEQSDEELKKIEAQLDSIVQEILAKEKPKAPERQPISDENPFEILKKLEEKNNYDEEDAKVLSDLMQKIVSNQEKSQDEKEL encoded by the coding sequence ATGAATTACCTTAAACAACTACTAATTGTTGCTTTCTTCCTTAGTGGAACTATATTTGCTATGAACGAATATTACGTATCAGCTATGAATGCGTATGCTTCTGGAAATTACAAGCAGGCCCTTGAGTGGTTCGAAACAGCTATCCAGAAAGAGCCATCACTCGAGTCTTATGACCCTTTCATGAAATTAAAAATGGGGATTTGCGCTTTTGCAACGGGAGATTTTCAAAGGGCAAGAACTTACTTGAGATCTTACCAGGGAAACGCCACTGCCGAAAAAATCTTGCAACTGATAGATCAGGAGAATGAGCCAACCGAGGAATGGATGGTGTGGATCAGATCAAAAATTCCGGAAACAACCTCTTTGGCAACACCCGCGGAATTTACCAGGAGTAGCACATCGGTCTTTTTGCTTGTGGGAATATTCGTACTTAGCTTTTCTGCAACGTTTCTTGTTATGCACCTGTTAAAGCACCGCTTCAAAATCATCAAAGAGAAGAAAGAGCACTCTTCGGAGAAATCTCTTGAAGAGGTTATTGAAAGTAATATAAATGAGATAGAAAAACTCGTTCAGGAAATAAATCCTGCTGAAGAAGAAAGATATGAACAGTCAGATGAGGAGCTGAAAAAAATAGAAGCTCAACTCGATTCTATAGTTCAGGAAATCCTTGCCAAAGAAAAGCCAAAAGCCCCCGAACGACAACCTATCAGCGATGAAAATCCTTTCGAAATCCTGAAAAAGCTTGAAGAGAAAAATAACTACGATGAAGAAGATGCAAAGGTACTTTCAGATTTGATGCAAAAAATAGTCAGTAACCAGGAAAAATCACAAGACGAGAAGGAGCTGTAA
- the mreB gene encoding rod shape-determining protein, with protein MEDDTVNVRRDLGIDLGTANTLVYVKGKGIVLNEPSVVAINADTGEVLKVGMEAKLMLGKTPASIIALRPLRDGVIADYDVALSMLKYFIGKAKSSITLFKPRVVIGVPIGITDVERRAILEAGLEAGAARVFLIEEPMASAIGIDLDVEEPNGNMIVDIGGGTTEVAVISLGSIVVWDSIRIAGDEMDEIIVQYVRETYRIAIGERTAEKIKIDIGNVFPCQEHDSLETVVTGIDLSTGLPRRIVLRGAEVRDALMIPVATIVESIKSTLEKTPPELATDIVERGIVATGGGSLIRGIDKLIEEETGIKVVRAEDPLTCVARGAGKVLEKIEILKKLQQVD; from the coding sequence ATGGAGGATGATACCGTGAATGTGAGAAGAGATCTGGGGATAGATCTTGGTACTGCGAATACCCTTGTGTACGTTAAAGGAAAAGGTATAGTTCTGAATGAACCTTCTGTTGTTGCAATAAATGCTGATACTGGAGAGGTTTTAAAAGTAGGCATGGAAGCGAAATTGATGCTCGGTAAGACACCCGCTTCTATAATTGCACTTAGACCTTTGAGAGATGGAGTTATTGCAGATTATGATGTAGCTCTCTCTATGCTCAAATATTTTATTGGAAAAGCAAAATCTTCGATAACGCTTTTTAAGCCGAGAGTGGTAATAGGTGTACCTATTGGCATTACCGATGTTGAAAGAAGAGCTATACTCGAAGCTGGGCTTGAAGCCGGTGCTGCCAGAGTTTTTTTAATAGAAGAACCCATGGCAAGCGCGATAGGAATTGATCTGGATGTTGAAGAACCTAACGGGAATATGATCGTTGATATAGGTGGAGGAACCACAGAAGTTGCTGTTATATCCCTTGGAAGTATAGTTGTATGGGATTCAATCAGGATTGCTGGAGATGAAATGGACGAAATTATTGTTCAGTATGTTCGCGAGACGTACCGGATAGCAATAGGGGAGAGAACTGCCGAGAAGATCAAAATAGATATAGGTAATGTTTTTCCATGCCAAGAACATGATTCTCTTGAAACTGTTGTTACCGGGATAGATCTTTCAACAGGTTTGCCAAGGAGAATCGTTCTCAGAGGAGCAGAGGTTCGTGACGCATTGATGATACCTGTGGCAACTATTGTTGAAAGTATAAAATCTACCCTTGAAAAAACACCTCCAGAGCTTGCAACAGATATTGTCGAGCGTGGAATTGTTGCAACAGGAGGGGGATCTTTGATCAGAGGTATCGACAAATTGATCGAGGAAGAGACAGGTATAAAGGTCGTTAGAGCTGAAGATCCTCTGACCTGTGTTGCGAGAGGCGCAGGAAAGGTTTTGGAAAAAATAGAGATACTCAAAAAACTTCAGCAGGTGGATTAA
- the groES gene encoding co-chaperone GroES → MKVTPLGERLLIKPLKEEKKTEGGIVLPDSAKEKPMKAEVVAVGEKVENIDVKVGDRVIFSKYAGTEIKIDDVDYIIIDANDILAKIEE, encoded by the coding sequence ATGAAAGTAACGCCACTTGGCGAAAGACTATTGATCAAACCTTTGAAAGAAGAGAAGAAGACAGAAGGAGGAATAGTTCTTCCAGATTCTGCGAAAGAGAAACCCATGAAAGCAGAGGTAGTTGCCGTGGGTGAGAAAGTCGAGAATATCGATGTCAAGGTTGGAGACAGGGTTATTTTCTCCAAATATGCTGGTACGGAAATTAAGATTGATGATGTGGATTATATCATCATTGATGCGAACGATATATTGGCTAAGATTGAAGAGTGA
- a CDS encoding YitT family protein, which yields MNKPLLIREYILSSVGVFITAVGLVVFLIPNNIAAGGASGIAMILNAFIKLPVGVWMYIVNALLFLIALITIGFDFSLKTVYCTFLMTFLVDILDRFIKLPKYLAGDMMLAVFFGDLLTAIGMAITFTQNASTGGTDIIARIFNRYYGASMGTTLLFIDFAVGILAGFTFDLRTGMYAILAIVINGLMIDFVMKGIETSTQVVVISDKNDIIADFVVNDLKRGATFIDGQGVYTGKRRKILLVVLRRRELGELISFIRKTDKGSFIIVGEARYIFGEGFQNIRNAF from the coding sequence GTGAACAAGCCTTTACTTATAAGAGAATATATTCTTTCCTCGGTAGGAGTCTTCATAACGGCTGTTGGGCTGGTTGTTTTTCTGATACCGAATAATATTGCTGCAGGAGGAGCCAGCGGTATTGCGATGATCTTAAATGCATTTATAAAATTACCTGTTGGTGTTTGGATGTATATTGTTAATGCGCTGCTTTTTCTTATTGCTTTAATCACAATCGGCTTTGATTTTAGTTTGAAGACTGTTTATTGTACTTTTTTGATGACATTTCTTGTAGATATACTTGATAGATTTATAAAATTACCAAAATATTTGGCTGGGGATATGATGCTCGCTGTTTTCTTCGGAGATCTGTTAACTGCTATTGGTATGGCCATAACCTTTACTCAAAACGCATCGACGGGTGGAACTGATATTATTGCAAGAATATTCAATCGTTATTATGGGGCATCTATGGGGACAACGCTGTTGTTTATAGATTTCGCTGTTGGAATTCTTGCGGGTTTTACCTTTGATCTGAGAACAGGAATGTATGCAATACTTGCCATAGTTATCAACGGCTTGATGATAGATTTCGTAATGAAGGGCATAGAAACTTCCACGCAGGTTGTTGTCATATCGGACAAAAATGACATCATTGCCGATTTTGTTGTAAACGATCTTAAAAGAGGAGCAACTTTTATAGATGGTCAAGGAGTTTATACAGGAAAAAGGAGAAAGATACTTCTCGTTGTGTTGAGAAGAAGGGAGCTTGGGGAGCTCATATCTTTCATACGGAAAACCGATAAAGGTTCATTTATAATTGTTGGTGAAGCCCGTTATATTTTTGGTGAGGGGTTTCAAAATATAAGAAACGCCTTCTGA
- a CDS encoding pyrimidine dimer DNA glycosylase/endonuclease V yields MRLWSIDLSYLDRKGLLGVWREALLAKAVLSFKTKGYRSHPQLERFKNHPSPLKSINTYLYHVFQQAQKRNYNFDISKIDLSQVDTSIKLKVTKGQLKYEFQHLLAKLRQRDHQKYLELLNVETVQPNQLFYVVDGDIESFERPNNR; encoded by the coding sequence ATGAGGTTGTGGTCGATAGACCTTAGTTACCTGGATAGAAAAGGACTGCTTGGTGTCTGGAGAGAAGCACTCCTTGCAAAGGCTGTTTTATCTTTTAAAACTAAAGGATATAGAAGCCATCCTCAACTTGAAAGATTCAAAAACCATCCATCTCCACTGAAATCCATAAACACATATCTGTATCACGTATTTCAGCAAGCACAAAAGAGAAACTACAACTTCGATATCTCCAAGATCGATCTTTCACAGGTAGATACATCCATCAAACTCAAAGTCACCAAAGGACAGTTGAAATACGAGTTTCAGCATCTTTTGGCAAAGCTCAGACAAAGAGATCATCAGAAATATCTTGAACTACTCAATGTAGAGACTGTTCAACCCAATCAACTTTTCTACGTTGTAGATGGGGATATCGAAAGCTTCGAGCGACCAAACAATAGATAA
- the groL gene encoding chaperonin GroEL (60 kDa chaperone family; promotes refolding of misfolded polypeptides especially under stressful conditions; forms two stacked rings of heptamers to form a barrel-shaped 14mer; ends can be capped by GroES; misfolded proteins enter the barrel where they are refolded when GroES binds) translates to MPKLLRFDEEARRSLEKGVNKVADAVRITLGPKGRNVVIEKSWGSPTITNDGVSIAKEIELEDKFENLGAQLVKEVASKTNDVAGDGTTTATVLAQSMIREGLKNVAAGSNPILLKRGIDKATEKAAKYIKDKAKKLSGREDIAHVAAISANSSEIGDLIAEAMDKVGEDGVITVEDSKTLETYVEFTEGMQFDRGYISPYFVTDAEKMEVELKEPFILITDKKLSAVKPLIPVLEKVAQTGKPILVIAEDVEGEALTTLVLNKLKGTLSACAVKAPGFGDRRKAMLQDIAILTGGTVISDELGINLEDVAIEDLGRADIVRVKKDDTIIIGGKGNPEEIKKRIAQIKSQIEQTTSEYEKETLQERMAKLAGGVAVIKVGAATETELKEKKHRIEDALSATRAAVEEGIVPGGGVTLIRSRKAVEDVLKELDGDEKVGAMIVYKALEAPIRQIAENAGYDGAVIIEKILASKEESYGFDALKGEYTDMFKAGIIDPAKVTRSALQNAASIAGMLLTTEVLVVEKPEEKKETPPAMPPEY, encoded by the coding sequence ATGCCGAAACTATTGAGATTCGATGAAGAAGCACGCAGATCGCTCGAAAAAGGTGTAAACAAAGTTGCTGATGCAGTGAGAATCACACTTGGACCAAAAGGAAGAAATGTCGTTATAGAAAAAAGCTGGGGTTCACCAACTATTACCAATGACGGTGTTTCTATTGCCAAAGAAATCGAGTTAGAAGACAAATTTGAAAACCTTGGAGCTCAGCTTGTAAAAGAAGTAGCCTCCAAAACAAACGATGTTGCGGGTGACGGAACGACAACAGCCACCGTTCTTGCACAATCAATGATCAGAGAGGGACTCAAAAACGTAGCAGCAGGATCCAATCCAATACTTTTAAAGCGTGGTATTGACAAGGCTACCGAAAAAGCCGCAAAGTATATAAAAGACAAGGCAAAGAAACTTTCTGGTAGAGAAGATATCGCTCATGTTGCTGCTATAAGCGCAAACAGCTCTGAAATAGGGGATCTCATTGCAGAAGCTATGGACAAAGTTGGGGAAGACGGCGTCATCACAGTTGAGGACTCAAAGACCTTGGAGACCTACGTTGAATTCACGGAAGGTATGCAATTTGACAGAGGATATATTTCTCCATACTTTGTAACAGATGCAGAGAAAATGGAAGTTGAACTGAAAGAACCCTTCATTCTCATCACAGATAAAAAACTGAGTGCTGTCAAACCTTTAATACCCGTCCTTGAAAAAGTTGCCCAGACTGGCAAACCAATCCTTGTTATTGCAGAGGATGTCGAAGGAGAGGCATTAACAACACTCGTTCTCAATAAATTGAAAGGTACACTCTCTGCTTGTGCGGTAAAAGCTCCTGGTTTTGGTGACAGAAGAAAAGCTATGCTTCAAGACATCGCGATTCTCACAGGTGGAACAGTGATAAGCGACGAACTCGGTATAAATCTCGAAGATGTTGCCATCGAAGATCTTGGAAGGGCTGACATCGTGAGAGTCAAAAAAGACGACACAATTATAATAGGCGGAAAAGGAAATCCTGAAGAGATTAAAAAGAGAATAGCTCAGATAAAATCACAGATCGAACAGACTACATCTGAATACGAGAAAGAAACCCTGCAAGAAAGAATGGCAAAGCTTGCCGGTGGAGTTGCAGTTATAAAAGTCGGCGCTGCAACTGAAACAGAGCTCAAAGAGAAGAAACACAGAATAGAAGATGCTCTGAGTGCAACAAGAGCAGCTGTCGAGGAAGGCATTGTACCTGGCGGAGGAGTAACATTGATCAGAAGCAGAAAAGCCGTGGAAGATGTCCTGAAAGAACTTGATGGAGATGAAAAAGTCGGTGCAATGATTGTTTACAAAGCGCTCGAGGCTCCTATCAGACAGATTGCTGAAAATGCCGGTTATGATGGAGCAGTTATTATAGAAAAAATCCTTGCATCGAAAGAAGAATCATATGGATTCGATGCTTTGAAAGGTGAATATACTGACATGTTCAAAGCTGGAATCATCGATCCAGCAAAAGTCACAAGAAGCGCTCTGCAAAATGCCGCCTCTATTGCTGGAATGCTTCTGACAACAGAAGTGCTTGTTGTTGAAAAACCAGAAGAAAAGAAAGAAACACCTCCCGCAATGCCACCTGAATATTAA
- a CDS encoding lysylphosphatidylglycerol synthase transmembrane domain-containing protein: MKTKIFLGVILSLGASGLISFLVSGNQIISALEKMNLWYFLLACFIYLLFLVLDSLRTKLLLSHAKINISYLKCFQNTLLGLYTSAVTPFSAGGQPFQIYHLNKNGVPVEAASMTIGVKFISSFTLMVFSTFFLLLIRGKSLLTTAGSTLLVYSGLVLTSSIYLFFLLLIFSKPFAQKIIMSRFFTRIVSILTKKDPKAVWKKAFDSLSNYFELLRGLWISSKLIVLITVIITFFNIIITASLPYIISISFGLSEIDYLQFVCAFLTMSMVVYFVPTPGSSGGIEGAFYLMFKNLSSSEFSVATMLIWRLITYYAILIIGSLSLSKMIFSSKQTKQL, translated from the coding sequence ATGAAAACAAAAATCTTTCTTGGAGTGATTCTCAGTCTGGGCGCAAGTGGCCTCATATCTTTTCTGGTATCAGGCAATCAAATCATCTCAGCCTTAGAGAAGATGAACCTCTGGTATTTCCTGCTTGCATGTTTTATATATCTTCTTTTCTTAGTACTTGATTCCCTGAGAACTAAACTTCTCCTCTCACATGCAAAAATAAATATCAGCTACCTGAAATGTTTTCAAAATACATTACTTGGACTTTACACAAGTGCTGTAACACCTTTCTCGGCTGGCGGTCAACCGTTTCAAATTTATCATCTGAATAAAAATGGTGTTCCTGTCGAGGCAGCTTCAATGACGATAGGGGTGAAATTTATCTCTTCTTTCACGTTGATGGTATTCAGTACATTTTTTCTCCTGCTGATCAGAGGAAAGTCATTATTGACAACCGCAGGATCAACTTTACTGGTCTATTCCGGACTGGTTTTAACATCAAGTATATACCTATTCTTTCTTTTGCTCATCTTTTCAAAACCATTTGCGCAGAAAATTATCATGTCCAGATTTTTCACCAGAATTGTCTCCATCCTTACAAAAAAAGACCCAAAAGCCGTCTGGAAAAAAGCTTTCGACTCACTGAGCAATTATTTTGAATTGCTCAGAGGTTTATGGATTTCCTCTAAGTTGATTGTTTTGATCACTGTGATAATAACGTTTTTTAACATAATCATCACTGCAAGTTTACCTTATATTATATCAATAAGCTTTGGGCTCTCAGAAATCGATTATCTACAATTTGTTTGTGCATTTCTTACAATGAGTATGGTTGTCTATTTTGTACCAACCCCTGGCTCCTCGGGAGGTATAGAAGGCGCATTTTATTTAATGTTCAAAAATCTTTCATCCAGTGAATTCAGTGTGGCTACAATGCTTATCTGGAGATTGATAACATATTACGCGATACTCATTATTGGTTCCCTATCGCTCTCAAAGATGATATTCTCATCTAAACAAACAAAGCAATTATAA